Below is a genomic region from Medicago truncatula cultivar Jemalong A17 chromosome 3, MtrunA17r5.0-ANR, whole genome shotgun sequence.
TTCACCTGTAGGACGCTTACTGTTCTCAAATTAAACAACCTTACAATCGTTGACAAAATTCCTCAGATAACTAATAATACTATTTCACGGCTCAAAACTCTCCACTTAGATTGTGTTCATTTCATGACTCGTACGCTTATCATTgactttctcttttcctttccCATTCTAGAGGAATTGCGGGTAAATAATGATCTATTTATTATAGAGGAAACGTTAGTAAATCATCCATTTAACCTTACTTATAATAATGCTGTTCCAATAAAAGCAGACAAGATCAAATGCTTGCCCAATTTGGTGACAGCCAAGCTTTATGATAGCGAACCTATTCCTCTCTTCTTGCTTTCCAGTGCAGTCAGTCTCAGTATAAAGATGGTCAGTACTAGTTTGTTtcattttacaaaacaaatcaCAATATGATCATAGATTTCTAATGTTTACTTGTCTTTGTAATTCATGCAGACATGGACCCACTATGTCCAGGTCCCCATTTTTTACAATCTAACTCAAATGGAGCTATTCTCTAACTTAGCTGGTAAAAGTTGGCCTAAGAAGTGGACGTGGATGCTAGAAATGCTTCAAAACAGTCCAAAGCTTCAACATCTTATCATTTACGAGGTTTCGCATATAATTTCATCCATTTCctcatatttattttgtttaactcTTCCTCTGCATATCTTAACTCTTGTTTCTTGTTTTGGGTGGAAATTTACTTATTGTTTACAGGAGATTGAAAATAGGATAGACGATGATGATGACGACATTTGGGAGGACCCAAAAATTGTTCCGGAATGCCTTTCATCTAAGCTC
It encodes:
- the LOC11442468 gene encoding F-box/FBD/LRR-repeat protein At3g52680 isoform X1, with amino-acid sequence MSKSKKQRSWIPTEKCDRVSSLPDSIICHILSFLPTKDTVATSILSKRWNPLWLSVFTLDFTEHTLAPICRRVRSVMLSRDNTLPIRSFRLKCCVVSYNEPNNVARLIIAAIQRQTETLELSMYFYPLDMKLASKIFTCRTLTVLKLNNLTIVDKIPQITNNTISRLKTLHLDCVHFMTRTLIIDFLFSFPILEELRVNNDLFIIEETLVNHPFNLTYNNAVPIKADKIKCLPNLVTAKLYDSEPIPLFLLSSAVSLSIKMTWTHYVQVPIFYNLTQMELFSNLAGKSWPKKWTWMLEMLQNSPKLQHLIIYEEIENRIDDDDDDIWEDPKIVPECLSSKLKTCLFKNYRGKKCELQFADYVMRSSKVLTKMTIHCVCSTDINAKYQMLQKLSLCLRGCKLIFE